In Arthrobacter sp. PAMC25284, a single genomic region encodes these proteins:
- a CDS encoding arginine repressor: MSVQPAAQGASPATKTARQARIAAILTGESVRSQAELAALLADDGVQVTQATLSRDLVELGAVRVRGKDGVLVYAVPGEGGERAARSGVTQEILDARLARLCGELLVTAEASANLVVLRTPPGAANFLALAIDHSVMPSILGTIAGDDTVLLVTRDPLGGADLAARFLQFAEETGQ, from the coding sequence ATGTCCGTCCAGCCGGCGGCCCAGGGCGCGAGCCCGGCCACCAAGACGGCCCGGCAGGCGCGGATCGCCGCAATCCTGACGGGCGAGTCTGTCCGCTCCCAGGCAGAACTCGCGGCGCTGCTCGCCGACGACGGCGTCCAGGTCACCCAGGCCACGCTGTCCCGGGACCTGGTGGAACTCGGCGCGGTCCGGGTCCGCGGCAAGGACGGCGTGCTCGTGTACGCCGTCCCGGGGGAGGGCGGGGAACGTGCGGCCAGGAGCGGCGTCACCCAGGAAATCCTCGATGCACGGCTTGCGCGGCTGTGCGGGGAACTGCTCGTCACGGCCGAGGCTTCGGCCAACCTGGTGGTGCTGCGTACGCCCCCCGGGGCAGCGAACTTCCTGGCCCTTGCGATCGACCATTCCGTGATGCCGTCCATCCTGGGCACCATCGCCGGCGACGATACCGTCCTGCTGGTGACCCGGGACCCCTTGGGCGGCGCGGACCTCGCCGCACGCTTCCTGCAGTTCGCCGAGGAAACCGGCCAATAA
- the argF gene encoding ornithine carbamoyltransferase: MTATRHFLKDTDLTAAEQAEVLDLAVRMKAAPYSVQPFAADGNGRKTVAIIFDKTSTRTRVSFAAGVADMGGNALIINPGEAQIGHKESVQDTAKVLERMVSTIVWRTGAHAGLVEMAGNSRVPVINALCDDYHPCQLLADLLTIREHKGRLQGLTLTYLGDAANNMANSYLLAGVTAGMHVRIGGPEGYLPSPEIIAAAEERAAETGGSVLVTVDAAAALTGADVVATDTWVSMGQEDEKEARLQLFRSYSVDEAAMQLAAPDAVVLHCLPAYRGYEIAAAVIDGPQSVVWDEAENRLHAQKALMAWLMHMSGLAVVDGLVPVDGLG, from the coding sequence GTGACAGCCACCCGCCACTTCCTCAAGGACACGGACCTGACTGCGGCAGAGCAGGCCGAAGTCCTGGACCTCGCCGTTCGCATGAAGGCCGCACCCTACAGCGTGCAGCCCTTCGCAGCGGACGGAAACGGCCGCAAAACGGTCGCCATCATCTTCGACAAAACCTCCACCCGGACCCGGGTCTCCTTCGCCGCGGGCGTCGCGGACATGGGCGGGAACGCCCTCATCATCAACCCGGGCGAAGCGCAGATCGGGCACAAGGAGTCGGTCCAGGACACCGCCAAGGTCCTTGAGCGCATGGTTTCCACCATTGTGTGGCGGACGGGTGCGCACGCCGGCCTGGTCGAAATGGCCGGGAACTCGCGCGTCCCGGTGATCAACGCCCTGTGCGATGACTACCACCCGTGCCAGCTGCTTGCCGACCTGCTCACGATCAGGGAGCACAAGGGCCGGCTGCAGGGCCTGACCCTGACCTACCTCGGCGACGCGGCGAACAACATGGCCAACTCGTACCTGCTGGCAGGCGTCACCGCGGGCATGCACGTACGCATCGGCGGTCCGGAGGGATACCTTCCCTCGCCGGAGATCATCGCTGCGGCCGAGGAGCGCGCCGCCGAGACCGGTGGCTCGGTGCTCGTTACGGTCGACGCCGCAGCGGCACTCACGGGTGCCGACGTCGTCGCCACCGACACCTGGGTGTCGATGGGCCAGGAAGACGAAAAGGAAGCCCGGCTTCAGCTGTTCCGGAGCTATTCCGTCGACGAAGCGGCAATGCAGCTCGCGGCGCCGGACGCCGTCGTCCTGCACTGCCTCCCGGCCTACCGTGGCTACGAAATCGCCGCCGCCGTCATCGACGGCCCTCAGTCCGTGGTCTGGGATGAGGCGGAAAACCGCCTGCACGCCCAGAAAGCATTGATGGCCTGGCTGATGCACATGTCGGGGCTGGCCGTTGTTGATGGGCTGGTACCGGTGGACGGGCTCGGATAA
- a CDS encoding acetylornithine transaminase, whose amino-acid sequence MKHSSENTVTDKSPVQELTDTRGHITGADWLARYSSSVLGVFGAPQRVLVRGSGCLVWDADGKEYLDLLGGIAVNALGHAHPFVTSVISSQLATLGHVSNFFTSPTQIALAEKLLEISHAPAGSRVFFANSGAEAIEAAFKLARRNAGSAATPRTKIIALEGAFHGRTMGALALTAKEAYRAPFAPLPAGVVHIPFGDIEALRAAVDDTTAAVFLEPIQGEAGVRPLPAGYLQAAREATTAAGALLILDEVQTGIGRTGKWLASGDTGIVPDAITLAKGLGGGFPIGALVTFGPVASGLLTAGQHGTTFGGNPVATAAALATLHVLENQHVLARVRAVGEHLRAGLAGIHGVTEVRGEGLLIGFDLDADVAPAVVQAGLDAGFIVNSPGPRTIRLAPPLILSTEQADQFLAALPALLQTAKDAQ is encoded by the coding sequence ATGAAACACAGCTCAGAGAACACAGTCACGGACAAATCACCGGTTCAGGAACTGACCGACACCCGGGGCCACATCACCGGGGCGGACTGGCTGGCCCGTTACTCGTCCTCGGTGCTGGGCGTTTTCGGCGCCCCTCAGCGCGTCCTGGTCCGCGGCTCCGGCTGCCTCGTCTGGGACGCCGACGGCAAGGAATACCTGGACCTGCTCGGCGGGATCGCCGTTAACGCCCTCGGCCACGCCCACCCGTTTGTCACGTCAGTGATCTCGAGCCAGCTCGCCACCCTCGGGCACGTGTCCAACTTCTTCACCAGCCCCACCCAGATCGCCCTGGCCGAGAAGCTGCTCGAAATAAGCCACGCCCCGGCCGGTTCCCGGGTCTTCTTCGCCAACTCCGGCGCCGAGGCCATTGAGGCCGCCTTCAAGCTGGCGCGCCGGAACGCAGGTTCGGCGGCGACACCGCGGACCAAGATCATCGCCCTCGAAGGCGCCTTCCACGGCCGGACGATGGGCGCCCTCGCGCTCACCGCGAAAGAGGCCTACCGTGCCCCGTTCGCGCCGCTGCCCGCCGGCGTCGTGCACATCCCCTTCGGCGACATCGAGGCGCTCCGCGCGGCCGTGGACGACACAACCGCGGCCGTCTTCCTGGAGCCGATCCAGGGCGAGGCCGGCGTCCGGCCGCTGCCGGCCGGCTACCTTCAGGCCGCCCGCGAGGCCACGACCGCCGCCGGCGCCCTGCTGATCCTGGATGAGGTCCAGACCGGCATCGGCCGCACCGGCAAATGGCTCGCCAGCGGGGACACAGGGATCGTCCCCGACGCCATCACCCTCGCCAAGGGCCTCGGCGGCGGATTCCCGATAGGAGCTCTGGTGACCTTCGGGCCGGTGGCCTCGGGGCTGCTGACCGCGGGCCAGCACGGCACCACATTCGGCGGCAACCCGGTCGCAACCGCGGCGGCCCTCGCGACCTTGCACGTCCTGGAAAACCAGCACGTCCTGGCCCGCGTCCGGGCGGTGGGGGAGCACCTGCGCGCCGGACTCGCCGGCATCCACGGCGTCACCGAGGTCCGTGGCGAAGGCCTGCTGATCGGCTTCGACCTCGATGCGGACGTCGCGCCTGCCGTGGTGCAGGCGGGCCTTGATGCCGGTTTCATCGTTAACAGCCCCGGCCCGCGCACCATCCGCCTGGCGCCGCCCCTGATCCTCAGTACGGAACAGGCCGACCAGTTCCTCGCAGCGCTGCCCGCGTTGCTCCAGACCGCAAAGGACGCCCAGTGA
- the argB gene encoding acetylglutamate kinase, whose amino-acid sequence MNTQTRETTSMSDAQAKAGTLIEALPWIQRFAGTTMVIKYGGNAMVNDELRRAFAEDVVFLHHVGIHPVVVHGGGPQINAMLSRLGIDSEFKGGLRVTTPEAMEIVRMVLTGQVGRELVGLINSHGPYAVGMSGEDGGLLQAVRTGTVIDGEAVDLGLVGEVTGVNPEGILDIISAGRIPVISTVAPEVADDGRSAAGGSLQTTGQVLNVNADTAAAALAEALGASKLVILTDVEGLYANWPDRSSLISSLTASELRELLPGLESGMIPKMEACLKAVDGGVERAHIVDGRLPHSMLLETFTTAGIGTQVVPDEEVNA is encoded by the coding sequence TTGAACACCCAAACCCGCGAGACCACGTCCATGTCCGATGCCCAGGCCAAAGCCGGCACGCTGATCGAGGCGTTGCCCTGGATCCAGCGCTTCGCCGGGACCACCATGGTGATCAAGTACGGCGGTAACGCCATGGTCAACGACGAGCTGCGCCGCGCCTTCGCGGAGGATGTCGTCTTCCTGCACCACGTCGGAATCCACCCCGTGGTGGTGCACGGCGGCGGCCCGCAGATCAACGCCATGCTCAGCCGGCTCGGCATCGACTCCGAATTCAAGGGCGGCCTGCGGGTCACTACCCCCGAAGCCATGGAGATCGTGCGTATGGTCCTGACCGGCCAGGTGGGCCGCGAACTCGTCGGCCTGATCAACTCGCACGGGCCCTACGCCGTTGGTATGTCCGGCGAGGACGGCGGCCTGCTGCAGGCGGTCCGCACCGGCACGGTGATCGATGGCGAAGCAGTGGACCTTGGCCTGGTCGGCGAAGTTACCGGGGTGAACCCCGAGGGCATCCTAGACATCATCTCAGCCGGCCGGATCCCGGTCATCTCGACCGTGGCGCCGGAAGTCGCCGACGACGGCCGGTCCGCAGCCGGTGGCAGCCTCCAGACCACGGGCCAGGTCCTGAACGTCAACGCCGACACCGCCGCCGCGGCCCTCGCCGAAGCCCTCGGCGCCTCGAAACTGGTTATCCTCACTGACGTTGAGGGCCTGTACGCCAACTGGCCGGACCGCTCCTCGCTCATCTCCTCGCTGACCGCGTCCGAGCTGCGGGAGCTCCTGCCGGGCCTGGAATCAGGGATGATCCCCAAAATGGAAGCCTGCCTCAAAGCCGTCGACGGCGGGGTGGAGCGCGCGCATATTGTAGACGGCCGGCTGCCGCACTCGATGCTGCTGGAAACTTTTACGACGGCGGGCATCGGCACGCAGGTTGTTCCGGACGAGGAAGTTAACGCATGA
- the argJ gene encoding bifunctional glutamate N-acetyltransferase/amino-acid acetyltransferase ArgJ, whose amino-acid sequence MSITAPKGFRAAGVTAGLKASGKPDLALVVNDGPARAAAAVFTSNRVAAAPVHWSREVVKDGLVDAVILNSGGANACTGPQGFQNTHTTAEKTAAALGVSATDIFVCSTGLIGEQLPMDKIVAGIGAAAAGLSDDGGAAAAVAIMTTDSVSKQSLFTGADAEGNPFIIGGMAKGAGMLAPGLATMLVVITTDADVRPEMLDVVLRDATRVTFDRADSDGCMSTNDTVVLLASGASGVVPSAGEFGAGLTQVCADLARQLIGDAEGASHDIAIRTFNAASERDAEIVSRAVARSNLFKAAIFGKDPNWGRVLSAVGTTDAAFEADALNVTMNGIQICRNGSIGDDRSLVDLEPREVLVEIDLQAGNAEATIWTNDLTHDYVQENSAYSS is encoded by the coding sequence GTGAGCATTACAGCACCCAAAGGATTCCGTGCCGCCGGCGTCACGGCAGGCCTCAAGGCCTCCGGCAAGCCGGACCTGGCCCTCGTCGTGAACGACGGGCCGGCCAGGGCCGCTGCGGCCGTCTTCACCTCGAACCGCGTGGCCGCAGCGCCGGTGCACTGGTCCCGCGAAGTGGTCAAGGACGGCCTCGTGGACGCCGTGATCCTCAACTCCGGCGGTGCCAACGCCTGCACCGGCCCGCAGGGTTTCCAGAACACCCACACCACCGCCGAAAAAACCGCCGCGGCACTCGGCGTCTCCGCCACCGACATTTTCGTCTGCTCCACTGGCCTGATCGGCGAGCAGTTGCCGATGGACAAGATTGTGGCCGGCATCGGCGCCGCCGCAGCAGGGCTCAGCGACGACGGCGGCGCCGCGGCCGCCGTCGCGATCATGACCACCGACTCGGTCTCCAAACAGTCCCTGTTCACCGGCGCGGACGCCGAAGGCAATCCGTTCATCATCGGCGGCATGGCCAAGGGGGCCGGCATGCTCGCCCCCGGGCTTGCCACGATGCTCGTGGTCATCACGACGGACGCGGATGTCCGGCCGGAAATGCTCGACGTCGTATTGCGCGACGCCACCCGCGTCACGTTTGACCGCGCCGACTCCGACGGCTGCATGTCCACCAACGACACCGTGGTGCTGCTGGCCTCCGGAGCCTCCGGAGTGGTGCCGTCCGCCGGGGAGTTCGGCGCCGGCCTGACCCAGGTCTGTGCCGACCTCGCCCGCCAGCTGATCGGCGACGCCGAGGGCGCCAGCCACGACATCGCCATTCGGACCTTTAATGCTGCCAGCGAGAGGGACGCGGAGATCGTCAGCCGTGCCGTCGCCCGCTCCAACCTCTTCAAGGCGGCCATCTTCGGCAAGGACCCGAACTGGGGCCGCGTGCTGTCCGCCGTTGGAACTACAGACGCGGCTTTCGAAGCGGATGCGCTCAATGTCACCATGAACGGCATCCAGATCTGCCGGAACGGCAGCATCGGCGATGACCGAAGCCTGGTGGACCTGGAACCGCGCGAAGTGCTCGTCGAGATCGACCTGCAGGCGGGCAACGCCGAGGCCACGATCTGGACCAACGACCTGACACACGACTACGTGCAAGAAAACAGCGCCTACTCCAGCTAG
- the argC gene encoding N-acetyl-gamma-glutamyl-phosphate reductase, which yields MTISVAVSGASGYAGGEILRFLAGHPDVTIGAITAHSNAGSRLGELQPHLHALADRILEDTTVENLTGHDVVFLALPHGASAEIAAQLPAGTVVIDAGADHRLEDPAAWEKFYGSAHAGTWPYGLPELPGQRDALRGATRIAVPGCYPTSALLALTPGFSNHLLEGDDVVIVSASGMSGAGKAAKVNLIGAEVMGSMSPYGVGGGHRHIPEIEQGLSKALNGPVTVSFTPTLAPMSRGILTTATAKVRPGVTAAELRRAWSEAYEEEPFVHLLPEGQWPATKSVQGSNHAVMQLALDQHAGRVIVCCAIDNLAKGTAGGAIQSMNIALGLAETAGLNVQGVAP from the coding sequence ATGACTATTTCTGTTGCCGTCTCCGGCGCGAGCGGTTATGCCGGCGGCGAGATCCTGCGGTTCCTCGCCGGACATCCGGACGTCACCATCGGTGCTATTACGGCGCACAGCAACGCCGGTTCCAGACTAGGGGAATTGCAGCCGCATCTCCATGCTCTGGCCGACCGCATCCTCGAAGACACCACGGTGGAGAACCTCACCGGGCACGACGTCGTGTTCCTGGCCCTGCCGCACGGCGCGTCCGCGGAGATCGCGGCGCAACTGCCCGCCGGGACCGTTGTGATCGACGCCGGCGCCGACCACCGGCTGGAGGATCCGGCCGCGTGGGAAAAGTTCTACGGTTCGGCCCACGCCGGGACCTGGCCGTACGGGCTGCCGGAACTACCCGGACAGCGCGATGCGCTGCGCGGCGCCACCAGGATCGCCGTACCGGGCTGCTACCCGACGTCGGCCCTGCTCGCCCTCACCCCCGGCTTCAGTAACCACCTGCTCGAAGGAGACGACGTCGTCATCGTCTCCGCTTCAGGCATGTCCGGGGCCGGTAAGGCCGCCAAGGTCAACCTGATCGGGGCCGAAGTCATGGGCTCCATGAGCCCGTACGGGGTGGGCGGCGGACACCGGCACATCCCGGAAATCGAACAGGGGCTCTCCAAGGCCCTGAACGGACCGGTCACCGTGTCCTTCACCCCCACGCTGGCCCCGATGAGCCGCGGCATCCTCACCACGGCGACGGCAAAGGTCCGGCCGGGCGTCACCGCCGCGGAACTGCGCCGCGCCTGGAGCGAAGCATACGAGGAGGAGCCTTTTGTCCACCTCCTGCCCGAGGGACAGTGGCCTGCGACCAAGTCCGTGCAGGGCTCCAACCACGCCGTGATGCAACTGGCCCTCGACCAGCACGCCGGCCGCGTCATTGTCTGCTGCGCCATCGACAACCTTGCGAAAGGGACCGCCGGCGGGGCCATCCAGTCCATGAATATTGCCCTCGGCCTGGCGGAGACTGCCGGCCTCAACGTCCAGGGAGTAGCACCGTGA
- a CDS encoding acyl-CoA desaturase: MTTSFAASAATTVRPPSRVRQPNTVVLSYSELLKSVKAAGLLERRVGFYVTVFSVLVLLMTATWFGFALIGDSWFQLLIAAALGILCTQLSFLAHEAGHRQIFASRRANDWAARLLATSVAGISYSWWEQKHGAHHNHPNVISKDPDIATGAIAFHPEAAATRQGRFSFLTRKQGWLFFPLLFLVGLGLQIDSIKFIVRSAKVTHRWVEIPILAARLSVLPVLAFTFLPLGMAFAFIGVQLGVFGFYMGASFAPNHKGMPVLPADSRVDFFSRQVLTSRNISGGRFMDILLGGLNRQAEHHLFPDMARPQLDKAAVIVREFCAKHQVPYTETTLLQSYGIIVRYLNDVGLAAGRHFECPMATVTRRY, from the coding sequence ATGACCACCTCCTTCGCGGCCTCAGCCGCTACGACCGTGCGCCCGCCATCGCGGGTCCGTCAACCCAACACCGTCGTCCTGAGCTACTCGGAGCTCCTCAAAAGCGTCAAGGCTGCCGGGCTCCTCGAACGCCGGGTCGGATTTTACGTCACGGTATTTTCGGTTCTGGTTCTCCTGATGACCGCCACCTGGTTCGGTTTCGCACTGATCGGCGACAGCTGGTTCCAGCTCCTGATCGCCGCCGCCCTAGGCATCCTGTGCACCCAGCTCAGCTTCCTGGCCCACGAGGCCGGCCACCGGCAGATCTTTGCCTCCCGGCGCGCCAACGATTGGGCTGCCCGGCTACTGGCCACGTCGGTCGCCGGCATCAGCTACTCCTGGTGGGAGCAGAAGCACGGCGCGCACCACAACCACCCGAACGTCATCTCCAAGGACCCGGACATTGCCACCGGTGCCATCGCCTTCCACCCCGAAGCCGCGGCGACCCGGCAGGGACGATTCTCTTTCCTGACCCGCAAGCAGGGCTGGCTCTTCTTCCCGTTGCTGTTCCTTGTTGGCCTGGGCCTGCAGATCGACTCGATCAAGTTCATCGTCCGCAGCGCCAAAGTCACACACCGCTGGGTTGAAATCCCAATCCTCGCGGCCCGGCTCAGTGTCCTCCCGGTGTTGGCCTTCACGTTCCTTCCGCTGGGCATGGCGTTCGCTTTCATCGGCGTCCAGCTCGGCGTCTTTGGCTTTTATATGGGCGCCTCGTTCGCGCCGAACCATAAAGGCATGCCCGTGCTGCCGGCGGACAGCCGGGTGGATTTCTTCAGCCGCCAGGTGCTGACGTCCCGCAATATCTCCGGCGGCCGCTTTATGGACATCCTTCTCGGCGGCCTCAACCGCCAGGCCGAGCACCATCTCTTCCCCGACATGGCCCGCCCGCAGCTCGACAAGGCAGCCGTGATCGTTCGCGAGTTCTGCGCCAAGCACCAGGTTCCCTATACGGAGACCACGCTGCTGCAGTCCTACGGCATCATCGTCCGCTACCTCAACGATGTCGGGCTGGCCGCCGGGCGCCACTTCGAATGCCCCATGGCCACGGTCACCCGCCGCTACTGA
- a CDS encoding quinone oxidoreductase, protein MMHAIVAREAGGPGVLNLAEMERPVPGPGQLLVKVAAAGVNFIDTYKRSGVYKVQYPFTPGSEAAGTVMELGQGVTGFSPGDRVATAEGINCYAGYALVDGDKALPVPHGLDDFTAAALPLQGVTAHYLINSTFKVEPDHTVLLHAGAGGVGLLMIQLLKARGAHVITTVSTDEKEQLARDAGADHVLRYDGFADKVRDLTSGTGVDVVYDGVGKDTFDGSLASLRVRGMLVLFGGASGPVPPFDPQRLNAGGSLFLTRPSMGHYLRDGQERRWRSDEIFAAAADGSLTVRIGARYPLAEAAQAHDDLEQRRTTGKVLLVP, encoded by the coding sequence ATGATGCATGCAATAGTCGCCCGCGAGGCCGGGGGCCCCGGGGTCCTCAATCTGGCCGAGATGGAGCGCCCGGTTCCGGGTCCCGGCCAGCTGCTGGTCAAAGTTGCCGCGGCGGGCGTGAACTTCATCGACACGTACAAGCGCAGCGGCGTCTACAAAGTCCAGTACCCGTTCACGCCCGGCTCCGAAGCCGCCGGAACCGTGATGGAACTGGGGCAAGGCGTCACCGGTTTCTCCCCCGGCGACCGCGTGGCCACCGCCGAGGGCATCAACTGCTACGCCGGCTATGCCCTCGTCGATGGGGATAAAGCGCTGCCCGTCCCGCACGGCCTCGATGACTTCACCGCCGCAGCCCTGCCGCTGCAGGGCGTCACGGCGCACTACCTGATCAACTCCACCTTCAAGGTCGAGCCGGACCACACTGTGCTGCTGCACGCCGGCGCGGGCGGCGTGGGACTCCTGATGATCCAGCTGCTCAAGGCCAGGGGCGCGCACGTCATCACTACCGTCTCGACTGATGAGAAGGAACAGTTGGCCCGCGACGCCGGCGCCGACCACGTGCTGCGCTACGACGGCTTTGCTGACAAGGTCCGGGACCTCACCAGCGGGACGGGCGTCGACGTGGTCTATGACGGCGTCGGCAAGGACACCTTCGACGGCTCACTCGCTTCCCTGCGCGTCCGGGGCATGCTCGTGCTGTTCGGCGGTGCCTCCGGCCCGGTTCCGCCGTTCGACCCGCAGCGCCTCAATGCCGGCGGCTCACTGTTCCTGACCCGTCCGTCAATGGGCCACTACCTGCGCGATGGGCAGGAACGCCGCTGGCGCTCCGACGAGATCTTCGCCGCTGCCGCCGACGGCAGCCTCACGGTCCGCATCGGGGCACGGTACCCGCTCGCCGAAGCGGCCCAGGCCCACGACGACCTTGAACAGCGCCGCACCACCGGCAAGGTCCTCCTGGTCCCATGA
- a CDS encoding VOC family protein, which yields MPALPAIDHLALTVSNAEASVAFYSRLWDARPTGTMNDGPFVRHKFDLGGGMSLGLTEHREAPGDTRFNEQNPGLDHVGFAVASGTELAEWAAHLDGIGVAHSGIVEASYGHALSFKDPDGIALEFFLPK from the coding sequence ATGCCCGCTTTGCCCGCGATAGACCATCTCGCCCTCACCGTCAGCAACGCTGAAGCCAGCGTCGCCTTCTACTCCCGGCTGTGGGACGCGCGACCCACCGGGACCATGAACGATGGGCCGTTCGTCCGCCACAAGTTCGATCTCGGCGGTGGGATGTCTCTGGGCCTCACCGAGCACCGGGAGGCGCCCGGTGACACACGCTTCAATGAACAGAACCCCGGGCTGGACCACGTTGGATTCGCGGTGGCCAGCGGTACGGAACTGGCCGAGTGGGCCGCGCACCTCGACGGGATCGGAGTGGCGCACAGCGGGATTGTGGAGGCGTCCTACGGACACGCGCTGAGCTTCAAGGACCCGGACGGCATTGCGCTGGAGTTCTTCCTGCCCAAGTAG